A part of Muntiacus reevesi chromosome 12, mMunRee1.1, whole genome shotgun sequence genomic DNA contains:
- the MOS gene encoding proto-oncogene serine/threonine-protein kinase mos: MPSPLPRRPHLPGDLSPSSGDSQPCSSPCELLGGIPPRAPRLRRRLAWCSIDWEQVCLLRRLGAGGFGSVYEATYYGVRVAVKQVSQCSKNPRASRRSFWAELNAARLRHANIVRVLAASTRPPPGFNSLGTVIMEFGGNITLHQVIYGPTSCPGDAGAHLGLERCLKYSLDVVSGLLFLHAQSIVHLDLKPANILISEQDVCKVGDFGCSARLEDLRSPRTPHHLGGTYTHRAPELLKGGPVTPKADIYSFAITLWQMSTREAPFSGERQHVLYAVVAYHLRPALRAPVFTDSVPGKTLAGIVQRCWAALAPERPSAELLLGDLHALKEELGGLETGSR; encoded by the coding sequence ATGCCCTCGCCCCTCCCGCGGCGCCCTCACCTACCCGGCGACCTCTCGCCGTCGTCGGGGGACTCGCAGCCCTGCAGCAGCCCCTGTGAGCTCTTGGGGGGCATCCCGCCACGGGCCCCGCGCCTCCGGCGCCGGCTGGCCTGGTGTTCCATCGACTGGGAGCAGGTGTGTCTACTCCGGAGGCTGGGCGCGGGGGGCTTCGGCTCAGTGTACGAGGCGACCTACTACGGCGTGCGCGTGGCCGTCAAGCAGGTGAGCCAGTGCTCCAAGAACCCGCGGGCGTCCAGGCGCAGCTTCTGGGCCGAGCTCAACGCGGCCCGGCTGCGCCATGCCAACATTGTGCGCGTGCTGGCGGCCAGCACGCGCCCGCCCCCGGGTTTCAACAGTCTGGGGACCGTCATCATGGAGTTCGGGGGCAACATCACCTTGCACCAGGTCATCTACGGCCCCACCAGCTGCCCTGGGGACGCTGGCGCGCACCTGGGCTTGGAGAGGTGTCTAAAGTACTCCCTAGATGTGGTCAGCGGCCTGCTGTTCCTCCACGCGCAGAGCATCGTTCACTTGGACCTCAAGCCGGCCAACATCCTCATCAGTGAGCAGGACGTCTGCAAGGTCGGGGACTTCGGCTGCTCCGCGAGGCTGGAAGACCTGCGGAGCCCGCGAACACCTCACCACCTGGGCGGCACCTACACTCACCGAGCCCCAGAGCTCCTCAAAGGAGGGCCCGTTACTCCCAAGGCCGACATCTACTCCTTCGCCATCACCCTCTGGCAGATGAGCACGCGGGAGGCGCCCTTCTCTGGGGAGCGGCAGCACGTGCTCTACGCGGTGGTGGCCTACCACCTCCGGCCCGCCCTCCGGGCGCCCGTCTTCACCGACTCTGTCCCGGGGAAGACGTTGGCAGGCATTGTCCAGCGCTGCTGGGCGGCCCTTGCTCCCGAGAGGCCGAGCGCAGAGCTTCTCTTGGGGGACCTCCACGCTTTGAAAGAGGAGCTGGGAGGACTTGAGACTGGATCCAGATAA